The genomic interval ATTCGTTTTATTTGCCTGTTTTTGGGGGGCTAATGACAGACATGTGCCACGGTTTTCTGAAGGTTAGGCTTAGTAGTTTCCTATTTTTTGTACCCTTTCCATGCAGTGTAGATTATGAAACAAGCATTCGTAAGCTTAGTTAGGCTACTGGGTATAAGGTGAAAGGGTGAGGTCTTCTCAAGTCTACTGTGCAACCACTGGCTAACCACTTGTTTGTTTCACTGTAAACGTCCGTATTCATGAAAAACATGGTATCTAAGAAAGCTTCCCTCTTGCCTGAAATGCTTGTCCTCGTGACTTGGTTCTGGATGGCTTACTACGTTGATTAATTTGGTTTCTGTATGTTTTTTCTGTGTTGATTATGTGTGCATATCAGATGACTAGAGTGACCCAGGCTACACTACTACACTAGCCTGACTCAAGGCTTTGTTTTCCAAGCCACTATACCCGCCGGGGCCCACGCTGCCTTCAAGGGGGGAATGTGACCAGGAGCATAGCCGCTGAACCTTCCGAGATGGACACCTTGTctctttttatttgattttatttgattttcatttttctttgtttttctttttttatttctctctcaTGTTGTCCCTTTTTTGCCTCTTAGAAGAGTTGCATATTCattgtgttgtttttcttttttcttttttttttcttttcctgtCCCCTTGTCCCTCGCCCCCAATCCCACAGTTGCACCCCTTTGCCTGTCTTTGAAAGCTGTCCAGGTTGACTTGACGCCCAGTATTGGAGGGAAGTTTGAACGGTACAAGGGCAGCTGTTACTGATTTCTAATGCATTAAgatctcctcctctctctctttctctcgctcCTCTCCACTGATCTGCTCAGGGTTTTACTTTTGGAAAACCAAATAATATAACCACACAGTGCCTCACAAAATTAATTTTCTGTTTTTACTAAATTATATATTCTTTGTATTTCAAAGCattgaattaattaaataagttagaaaatattttttaatgtatttttcttattattCCTAAAATACTTGCAATGACTGTTAAATTTTGTCTTTAGTTGATCAATGCTTAAATATAGCGAAATATAGCTTTTTAGTATTGAGATCAGGACTTTAACTGTTCTTCAGCCACTAAAATGTTACTTTGACCTTATTTTTGGCATTGCTGTCCAGTCAAAAGAAAAGCAATCTTCAGGTTTTAAGCTTAAACTTAAGCTTAAAAACTGAAGCTGTATTTTTTCTTCAATGTATATTTTCTAGGGCTGCAgaatatattgaaataaaattgaCTTCACAATGTGCAAATTTCAAATGGCGAAAGTTGTGATGtaattaaatcaaataattaGCTTTGAGTTTCAGAGTGAAACACAAAactgtgtttatttacacaTTCCAGTCGTGTAAAAAGTAACTAAAACACAGttacttaaaaatatttaataaatattttacagtataataacatttttgttatacatttcttattttaagatGTTTAACCATCactaaaatcattattttttattacttagtAGTTAAATTTAAAGGATAAAAAGCAGGGATATGTCCCGTGAAAAcccaagggaagatattttaaacTTGCGTAAGCTTAAAGGATATTCTTGAATTTTAAGATTGTAAACTTTATTGTTACTAAAAGAGGGTTGAGTTAATTCTTGTAAAGACTGTACCCAAGGTATCCATTTTTCTCCTCAAATCAATCAGCCCCAAAAGCATGGTTtgcatttgaaaatataaatattttcagcttattacaataattttttaattttctatGCTATTTTGAAACTCTCCTTCAGTCATtgtacaattattttttttaattgagctATTCAAGTCACCTGGTGAAAATACCTGCATTTTtcatattgcaataaaaaacatcacaatgtcagttttttccaatatcgtgcagccctgaAATTTTCTAAGAGTGCCAGTATAGGATCTGTAATTCAGTAAAATAACAGAACTGCTAGTAGTGATTGTTTAGAAGTCCTTATTTTTTCAAGGCACTGTTATGCAGGTTACTGTAATGACAAGGAATAGAACAATTCTTATTAAAAAGCTCATACCATTGCACATGTTTAACTCCATTGCATGGTTTTGGGGAACATTGACTTTAGAGTAATTCTAAAGTGGCTGAACATCATATTTGAGGTTTTAATTTAGTTCTTTACTCATTTTAAAGCACAGGTATACAAATAGTCAGTTTACCCGTGAGTTCTATAATCACTGTGAGCACAAAGCATGCATATATAACCAACACTGGCTGAAACGTATTTGGAAAAATGACATTTGTTGTTAACTTTATTGTGAAGGCAGCACTTTTCAGGGGTGACAGTTTGAGGGGGGATTTCTCAAAGACACTTAAAATGTTCTTCTTTTCTGTATCTGATGTTCTATGTGCTATTAGTGTGATGCAGCCTACATGAACGGTTGTCTTGTGTTGCACACCCTTTCCAACACTGCGACACGATCGCCCCAGGGAGAAAAGCGCCCATGCTTGATATCGTATGGTTCATGACCAATATGTTTCCAGTACAGGTGACCCATACCATAAAGTGTTAACTCATTCTCTACATGTTCTGTTCtgatctttttttaaaagagaGAAAAGGACAAATCACAATGTTcttttctctgtttttttttttgtgcaacagTCATCCTGTTTACAGTATGTCTTTTGTTGATAGTAAAAGGAGAGTAGCTATGctagttcagttcagttttatTGTTCATGGTCGGGGTTGGAGATGCTCAGGGTGGGTGTTAGAGCACTAGGCTGTTGGAGGACTCTCCTCTGAATCTTGGGTCGTAGGAGAAGCAGCTGGAGACGTCTCCATTGGCCACCCTAATGCCAGTGTTCTTGTTCTTCAGGAAAAATCCCTGAAGAGGCAAAGGCGCTCTCGCTTTTGGCCCCTGCTGCACCCGTTGCCAGCCTGATGAGCGGAGGAGGTCTTCTGCCCATTCCCAGCCCTGCTACGCTACAGAACGTAAAAACACTCTCACAAAttaaggctggaatacactacacAACTTTTGCGTAGAGTTTGATTGTCTAATTTTCTTGTTTGGATGAGTTGAAACTAGTTACCAAAAGTCATAGCAAGTCTGCATATTTTGAGCAGTCAATGTTTTTTTCCACCAACTGATTCCATCTAGTCGGAAGATTTCAAACATGTTGGATATTTTGAGCTTTTTGGAATGACTTGAAAGTCGTTTAGTTTATGAAGCCCAGTTATTCTCTATAACCGTTTACAAAGTCGACGAGTGTGTGATGCCTAGTGTTTTGAAATCCGTTCAGATTAAAAAAATCGTGTAGTGTATTCCGGCCTTTGTTCACCTTCTTGCTCATCAACTGCATGCCACAGATGTACTATTTTTAATTCTAAATTGTCAATTGTCAAGACACTAATGTGTGTCATATTTGGGGGCAGCGAGGTCTTCCTTTAGCTAATCTGGGAGTCCTGAAGTCTAGTCCAGTCTGTTTGGACACGTCTGTGGCGGCTCTGAGTGCAATTGCTTCGCAACCTCCGCTCATGGGTAATGTTGATCCCTCTAAAATTGACGAGATCAGGAGGACGGTGTATGTCGGCAATTTGAATTCACAGGTATGTGATAATGAATTCGAATTCATGGCAGAGGCAAATAGCTCTTTACCCCAAGTGCAAATAGCAaaaagaaagatttttattaGCACTAAGCTTAGCCGTGGTTACATGGTAACAATATGAGCTGCATGCATCAAAATGGTGTGCCAGTCATTCCAATCAACGCGAAAACACCACATTCAATTTCAATTGAACTACCTGTTCGTCACTTTATTTGCACTATAAAATACTTGTTAAGCTCTTTATTTCCAGTTTTGGTTTatttacttacatgtttatttacatttacttgTATGCAGTGAACTTGATTCAATTGGATATCAAAACTAACACATTATTCTCTTTTGTCTTTCAAGCACATGTTGTACTTGTTTTGTCCTTCTTCTGTAGAGCACCACAGCAGAGCAGCTCCTCGAGTTCTTCAAGCAGGTGGGAGATGTGAAGTTTGTTAGAATGGCAGGAGATGAAACACAACCCACACGTTTCGCTTTTGTGGAGTTTTCTGATCAGGAATCAGTGACACGAGCACTTACATTTAATGGAGTCATGTTTGGCGATAGGCCACTCAAGTGAGTGTTCTCACAAAGACAACTACTTTCAGTGCATCCAATTTAATTCATGTACTAGCATTCAGGGATATGCATTTAAATAGTAATTCATCAACATAATTTCATCTTTTTCAGAATTAACCACTCCAATAATGCTATAGTGAAACCTCCAGAGCTCACGCCTCAAGCTGCGGCCAAAGAGCTGGAGGACGTCATGAAGAAAGTTCGAGAGGCTCAGTCAACTATTGCTGCTGCCATTGAGCCAGGTCTGTCCTCTTAaacatcactcacacacagtaATActttctcaatttttttttatttttaactgataagagttttCAATGTTTCTTCCAGACAATAAAAATCGCTCATCCAGTAGATCCAGACATTCCAGAAGGTCAAGAACTCGCTCTCGTTCTCGCTCCCCGTCACACTCACGAAAAAAACGATCCAGGTCGAGGCACAGGTAGATTACATGCATCCTTAAaaagtgccctagaatgaaaaatttaattaaacttgccatagtgaaataatgagAGTTCAgaacatggacatcacatacagtgagtctcaaagactattgcctcctccttcacatgtaaatctcgtgaatcaaaaacacaacagaaaaataagtgcttctcaacataaggccaacCATGACGCAAGCATTGGGATCATTTATGTGTATTTATGTATCAACTTCTATCCGTTCAGTCAGATTTTGTGCTGAAAACATAcattaaaatttttttttttacttatccATGCTGACAAATAATCATGGCCGCTTGACATGAATTATGGAATAATTTTAGTAGGGCCATTCCCATGAGGGCCAACCATATCACACAGTAAAGCGATCACCAACAGAATCATTTTGGGCAGGGATTAATGTAAGCACAAATATCAGATACCAGTAGTGAATGTAAATGAGGTGGGATAAAAAGTCAGATATGGTCAACATATCAGATCTGTGCTTcagagggatagttcacccaaaaatttaaattctgtcattaattactcaccctcatgttgtttcaaacctgtaagacttacATTCATCTTCGAAATACAATTGAATATCTTTTTGATGAACTCTAAGAGCTttatgtccctccattgacagctacacaactaccactttgatgcttcaaaaagttcataaagagatccaAAAccaatccatatgaattgagcggttcAGTTTTTAGACTAGACAATTTTTCTGAAGTAGACACAATCGTTTTATATGAAGAACAGATTTAAAGGAatactccactttttttgaaaataggctcattttccaagtcccttaaagttaaacagttgagttttaccctttttgaat from Pseudorasbora parva isolate DD20220531a chromosome 3, ASM2467924v1, whole genome shotgun sequence carries:
- the srek1 gene encoding splicing regulatory glutamine/lysine-rich protein 1 isoform X4 encodes the protein MVHDQYVSSTGKIPEEAKALSLLAPAAPVASLMSGGGLLPIPSPATLQNRGLPLANLGVLKSSPVCLDTSVAALSAIASQPPLMGNVDPSKIDEIRRTVYVGNLNSQSTTAEQLLEFFKQVGDVKFVRMAGDETQPTRFAFVEFSDQESVTRALTFNGVMFGDRPLKINHSNNAIVKPPELTPQAAAKELEDVMKKVREAQSTIAAAIEPDNKNRSSSRSRHSRRSRTRSRSRSPSHSRKKRSRSRHRGRPSQRSRQRVNASRGSHKRRSRSRERKHSRSRSHSRDRRKEKDSKVRKSDEWDEKRPRDKKGRMPSKGYVGSRRSRSTSRGHKKRSRSRSRSPKRRARSPSPSKRGKKDKKRDKGRGSSRERLENSTSRRKSRDSKSKPSLMERSYEQVDQEYDSDMDGSGSLGSDDRSPQAHLNGSYMSAYAEEEDLSAAE